In the Malania oleifera isolate guangnan ecotype guangnan chromosome 1, ASM2987363v1, whole genome shotgun sequence genome, one interval contains:
- the LOC131168191 gene encoding chaperone protein dnaJ 11, chloroplastic yields the protein MFGVLTLPAAPSLRFAGSRREKISSSPPARWTPCKASAAVVDARRPTTSLYEVLRVTHDASPLEIKAAYRTLAKLYHPDASSESDGRDFIEIHNAYATLSDPAARAHYDLSLGVGPGGRRRPFAYSSSSSSVDYRSGFYTSRRWETDQCW from the coding sequence ATGTTCGGAGTCCTCACCCTTCCCGCCGCCCCCTCCCTCCGCTTCGCCGGATCCCGACGGGAGAAGATCTCCTCCTCCCCCCCCGCCCGCTGGACTCCCTGCAAGGCGTCCGCAGCCGTCGTGGACGCCAGGAGGCCCACCACCAGCCTCTACGAGGTCCTGCGCGTCACCCACGACGCCTCCCCGCTTGAGATCAAGGCCGCCTACCGCACCCTCGCCAAGCTCTATCACCCCGACGCCTCTTCCGAGTCCGACGGCCGGGATTTCATCGAGATCCACAACGCCTACGCCACGCTTTCAGATCCGGCCGCTAGAGCCCACTACGATCTCTCGTTGGGCGTCGGACCCGGAGGACGACGACGACCTTTTGCttactcctcctcctcctcctctgttgATTACCGATCCGGATTCTACACTAGCCGGAGATGGGAAACGGATCAGTGTTGGTAG